Within Nocardia terpenica, the genomic segment AAGGCGCAGGTCAATGCTGATAGTCCGAGGCTCCTAGTGAAGAACTTCGCAGCAGACCTCCGGTGATGCAGCTCGGCCCGGTGTGGCGCTAGTGCCTCGTCCGGAAAGGTTGATGCGTTAATCGTCGGGGTGTCGGGTTGCTCGCCACTGGTCGGCCGGTGATGCTGCCTGGCGGAGGTGGTGCCGGTGGCTCGGAAGCCGGATGTGTTCGTCAGAGCGGTGACCCCGCAGGAGGGTCGCAAGCTGGCCCAGATCGCCCGGCGCAGCAAGCAACCAGTGCGGATGCGGCGGGCGGTGGTGGTGATGGCCTCGGCGCAGCATCAGCCGGTCGGGTTCATCGCGAAGCTGATGCAAGTATCGGAATCGTATGTGCGGCAAGTGATCCACGATTTCAACGAGAAGGGCTTCGAGGCGCTCGACCCAAAATGGAGAGGGGGCAGACCGGCGAAGACCGATCAGGCGATGCGTGATCGGATCTGTCGGATCGCCCGGTGCTGCCCCCTCGATCTAGGCTGGCCGTTCACGACGTGGAGCCTGTCGAAACTGCGAGAGGTATTGGCGGTCAACAGGATCGCCGAAATCAGCCGCGAGACGCTGCGCAGGATCCTGAAGGCCGGTGGGGTGTCGTGGCAGGCTACCAAAACCTGGAAGGCCAGCAACGATCCCGAGTTCACCGAGAAGATGAACCGGGTGCTCGACCTCTACGACCATCCACCCGCAGACGGGCGCGTGATCTGTGTGGACGAGTTCGGTCCGTTGAATCTGCAGCCGCGGCCCGGTCGCGGCTGGTTCACGCGTCGCCGGCCCAAGCGGCTGCGAGCGACCTACAACAGAACCCAAGGCGTGCGGCACATGCTCGGCGCCCTGGACCTGCGCAGCGGGCAGTTGTACTACCGGATCCGTGACCGCAAACGCTGGACCGAATTTCTGGCCTTCCTCAAGACCTTGCGGGCCCGCTGGGCGGGCGAGAAGTTGTACCTGATCTGCGACAACTACTCGGTCCACAAACGGCGTGAGGTGCGAGAGTGGTGCGCCGCCAACCAGATCGAGTTGGTGTTCCTGCCGACCTACTCCTCATGGCTGAACCGCATCGAATGCGAGTTCGCCGCCCTGCGCTACTTCGCGCTGAACGGTACCGATCACCGCAGCCATGACGAGCAGGACGCGGTCATCGGCGACTACATCCGCTGGCGTAACCAGCACGCCGGACCTGTCCGCAACTTCGCTGTCGGCTCCAAGATCCGGCGACCCGATTACCTACCGAAGGTTGCGTGACAAGGCACTAGTTCCGTGCGGCCAGGATCTGAGTGAGGTAGTCCGGGGTGCCGTCGATGCGTTGCAGATGCGGGTAACGGAGGCCGTCGTGATAGTCCAGTTCGACGGTCCGTGTCTGATCGAAGTCTTTCACCTGCAATCGGATCGGTGCGGGGTCTGTCTTGGCCGCCTCGATTGCGGCTTCCATTGTGGCTTGGGAATAGGGGGCGTCGTTGACCGAAACCACCGTCATCCCGGAGCCGACTTTTGCCTTGAATGCGGGTCCGTCCCATCGCACGTCGGTGACCTTGCCTTCACCGGACACGTTGAGACCGATCGAGTAGGTGTAGTTGACCGCGCCCTCAGCCTGTTTCATCTGAGCCGTGAGGAAGGCACCTGGGTGGTTGTCGTAGACCAACTTCCACCCCGTCTTCTCGACACTTGCGGCGAACGGTTCCTTTCCGTCGAGGCGATCGCGCAGGTACTTCGACCAATCATCGGGGACCACGCGATTCAGCGTCGAGACGACGGCGTCGAAGCCGTAGGTGTTCTGTGACGCCCACTTACCGTCGTCGACACCGAAGAACGCGCGAGCGAAATCATCGAGTGACTTTGTGTTTCCCGACAGTTCGCGGATACGCGCGTCCACCCCCAGCCACACCAGTTGCCCGCCCTGGTAGTAATCCTCGCTGAGCTGCCACGACCGGTACGGCTTCGGACGCCGCTGCGCGATAATGGGATCGTTGGTGGTGTCTTGCAGACTGCGCCAGGTGAGTCCGGGCCGGTTGTCGGTGTATGCGGCGACTACCGAAGCCAACGCATCGCGAGAGACTTCCGCAGGTCGCAGGCCGGACCGGCCGGTGAGCACGTTGCCCCAATACTGCGTCTGACCCTCGTAGACCCACAGCAAGCTGTCCTGCATCGGGACGTTGTAGTTGGGTGTCCACAGGTCTGCCGGGCGTCGAAACTTACCGTTCCAGGAATGGGTGTACTCGTGCCCGAGCAGATCGTCGCTGCCGACCGCGGGGTTCCACCCGGTGAAATAGTCCGTGGGTTCACCGTCCTCGCTGGATCGTTGGTGTTCCAACCCGTTGGAGCTGAGCTGATCCGACAACGACAGCAGGAAGTCGTAGTGGTCGTAGTGTTGTGAGCCGTACAGTTTCACAGCCTGTCGCACCAGAGCCCTGTGCAGCTCGATGTGCTCGGGCTTGGCCTTGAGCTGCTCCGGTGCGTCTGCGAATACTTGCAGCCGCACAGGCGTTTTCGCGCCGGGAGCCAGGTCGAACTCTTTGTGATAGCGCCCCGCATACACGGGCGAGTCGACGAGGACGTCCAACGGAACAGTCTTGTATTTCACGGTGTCGCCGTCCTTACCGGCGACCTCCAGCGCGGTACCGGCCTCGAATCCCGGCGGGTAGGTGACGCTCGCGTTGAAGGGAATCTCACTGACGGGAGCACCGGCCGGATACAGGACCACGGCATTCCACTGCAAATTCAGCATATTCGGCGTCATCACCACGCGGCCCTGAGCGGAATCGGTGGGAGTGAAGTACTGGAAGCTCGCGTCGATCGATTCTACGCCGTCGGGCACGGTAACCTTGAACGCATACACGTTCAGCGGATCACGCTTCCACTCCAGCTTGTTCCCGGCGCCGGTGAAGGCGATGCCCGCGATCTTGTCGATCGGACCGGACGGAGAGTGGTTGCCGGGCAGCCACTGCGGAAAAAGCAAATCCACCTTGCCCGGCCGAACGGGGATCGTCTGTTTCACCTGGATCACGCGCTGCGGCAGATCGGTCACGTCGACCGCCACGGAGATCGCTTTCCGAGTCACCGGAGCTTCTTCGGGCTTGTTGCGCAAGCCGAAGTACAGCGAGCCTGCCAGGACAATGAGAACGACGACGCCAACAGCACCGATAATACGAAACTTGGACAACGACACTCCCCGAGTCACACAGACCTTCTTGTCGACACTACGAATCAGACGCAATGCCCGCCCCCGGCGGCTGGTGTTCATCAGCCAAGGATAGGACCTACCGATTGTCGTTACAGATAGTCAGTCCATAGCGGCAACAAGTTTGCGTACGGTGCGGTCGCCACGACCGCCTGCCCCATCCCCTCCTCCGACGTCGACGCTTCACATGGTTTGTACGGGTCGGCGAGCGTCCCTTCGTTGCTGAACTAATTGTCCATACTACGAGGTTTGGTATCGCGGTGTGCGAGGAGCGTGTGTGGGCTGCGTCATACCTGTCGCGCGGTGCGGTGACTGGCAGGATTTCGGGTGGATGTGGCGTAACCCGCTGGTAGGCACTGGTTTTGGCGCTCGAAGGCAGTGCTCGTAAGGACGGCAGGTTGCGCAGCGCGCGGAGGAGAGAGAGCCCTCGGCCCCGTTGGGTCTGGGCCGCCGGTGGCCACTCTCGCGAAGACAGCTTCGCAATGACCGTTCAGCGAGATGGTCCGATGGCGGTCGCGTCGGCGTGCACCCCACCGCCGGTCTTCGCCACCAGTCCGTACTCGATCGCTGTCGCAGCGGGTTTGGCCGAAGCGCCAGGCGCCGGTGCCGTGTCGGTAGTCGTCGCCTGTACGTGGATCACACCGTTGTCGGCGGCGGCCGATCCCGCCGTGATCGCGACTCCTGCCGCAATCGCCCCTACGAACACAGTGCCCGCGATGATTCGTTTCATGGTTTCCTTACCTTTCTTCTCGGGTGCTGGAAGCTACTGGCTGCCATAGGCTTTCCTGCACCCGGGAGCGTCGGGTATGGCTTTCATGGTGCAGCCGCTGATGGCCCAGGGGGATTGGCCGCCCGGCGTTCCGCGACGACTCGACCGCTGATTGAGATACGCGACCCGATCGCTTCGTAAGGACACGACGGCGCAGTCGTCTGCCGGACAACCGAACAACGTGTGGAGAACGGAAGTGGTCGTGCGACAACATCTGTGGGCTGGTATTGACGCCGGTAAATCGGCGCATCACTGCGTCGTCATCGATACCGACGGCAAGCGACGGCTCTCGCGCCGGATCGCCAACGACGAACCCGCTCTGCTGGATCTGATCGAGGCCGTCACGGGCCTGGTCGACAACGCCGAGGTGACGTGGGCGATCGACCTCAACCACGGTGGGGCCGCGTTGTTGATCGCCCTGTTGCTCGGTCGGGACCAGCGGCTGCTCTATATTCCCGGACGGACGGTGCACTGGGCTTCGGGCACCTATCGGGGCGACGGCAAGACCGACGCCAAAGATGCCGCGATCATCGCCGACCAGGCCCGTATGCGCCGCGACTTGCAGCCACTGCGCGTGGGTGACGAAGCAGCGATCGAGTTGCGGATCCTCACCTCGCGGCGCACCGACCTGGGCTGCGACCGCACCCGCGCGATCAACCGATTGCGCGCCCAGCTGCTGGAATACTTCCCCGCTCTCGAGCGCGCGTTCGATCTGGCCCACAACAAAGCGGCGTTGATCCTGCTCACCGGCTACCAAACCCCCGACGGGCTCCGCGCGATCGGCACCGCCCGCCTCGAGGCATGGTTGCGTAAACGTAAGGCCCGCAACAGCGCCCGCGTCGCCAGCGCCGCGGTCGAAGCGGCTCGATCGCAGCGCACCGCGGTGCCCGGCCAGCGACTCGGCGCAGCGATGGTGGCCCGCCTGGCGCAGGAGGTGATCCAGCTCGACATCGAGATCGCCGAGATCGAAGCGATGATCGAGCAGCGATTTCGCCGCCACCGCCACGCCGAAACCATCGTGAGCATGCCCGGCTTCGGAGCCTTGCTCGGCGCGGAATTCATCGCCGCGACCGGCGGGGACATGACCGTCTTCAACAGCGTCGATCGCCTCGCCGGTGTCGCCGGTCTGGCCCCGGTTCCCCGGGACTCGGGCCGGGTGAGCGGCAACCTCAAACGGCCGCGCCGCTACGACCGGCGCTTGCTGCGAGCCTGCTACCTCGCCGCCCAAATCGCGGCCATCCACGACCCGGTCTCCCGGGGCTACTACCAGCGCAAGAGAACCGAGGGCAAAAACCACACCCAGGCTGTTATCGCCCTGGCCCGGCGACGCCTCAATGTCTTGTGGGCGATGCTCCGAACGAGAACCCCATACCAGCCCGCCCCGGGGACCGTTCCGGCTTGACAAAGTCATTGAGAATCCCCCTGTGAGCGAACTCCCTCAATGAACACGTTCGAGCCAAAGCCCGGGTTCACCCCCGAATCATTCCCAGACTTTCTGCGCCGCAGTTGATCTCGCTGCGCCGAACTCCCGCCCGGCGGCAATAGCGCACGTTGCTGCCGACGGTGACCGGCCGCTGGGTCAGGTCGGATGCGGTGGTGCGAACCACGGGAAGTGTTCGCCGTCGCCGAGTTTGCCTCAGGCGCCCTGGATGAATCCGCGACGAGTGTCGTTGAGGCGTCGGTGAAGCCGCCTGGCAGGCTGGTCTGATGCGAGGAAGGAGCCGCACTTCATGACCATCGATGTCTGGATGCAACACCCCACCGTCCGCTTCTCGCGCCACGACATGTTCGATTCCCTGCGCCGCTGGACCGGGCAGCAGGCACTTACCGAGGAGTTGCCGATCGAGTTCACCCTCGCCGCGATGGATGAAGCCGACGTCGGTTTCGGTCTGCTCAGCGCCTGGCACGCCCCGCGCGAGGGCGCGCTGATCTCCAACGACGAAGTCGCTGCGTGGGTGGCGGCGTATCCGGACCGGTTCGCTGGGCTGGCGGCTGTCGACCTGGCCAGGCCGATGCCCGCGGTGCGTGAATTGCGGCGGGCGGTCAGCGAACTCGGGTTCAAAGGGTTGCGGGTGGTGCCCTGGTTGTGGGACGCCGCGCCCACCGACCGCCGCTATTACCCGCTGTATGCCGCCTGTGTCGACCTCGGTGTCCCGTTCTGCACCCAGGTCGGGCACACCGGGCCGCTGCGCCCGTCGGAGACCGGCCGCCCGATCCCCTACCTCGACCAGGTGGCCCTCGACTTTCCCGAACTGGTCATCGTCGCCGGGCACATCGGCTACCCCTGGACCGAGGAAATGATCGCCGTGGCCCGCAAACACGACAACGTCTACATCGACACCTCCGCCTACACCCCCCGCCGCATCCCTGCCGAACTCGTCGCCTACATGAAAACCACATCCGGCAGCCGCAAAGTGCTTTTCGGCACCAACTACCCGATGATCACCCATCCCGCCGCCCTCGACGGACTCGACGACCTCGGCCTCGACGAGGCCACCCGCCAGCGCTACCTGCACGACAACACCGCCCGCGTCTTCACCCTCGACTGACCCGGGGACGCCCGACGACGCAGTCCTGCCGATAACCTCGTCACACGCTCGGCACGGCGTTGTGGAAACGATCGGTACCCTTTGGCAAAGCCCGCTCACCGGCATGCCCGGATACTCTGAGCCGCAGCACATCTCACACCTCGACGAGCCACCCATAAGCGGCAGAAGAGTGCGTGCCGCTCGGGTTGGGCGAACTCCACTACCGGAGGGTGTCCTGGTGAGCGTGTGGGTCGTTCGAGTCTGCGGTGTGGGCCGGGGTGGTACGCGGCTGCGGGTTGTCCGGGCGGCTGACGGGGTGGGTAAAGACAAGACTGTTTCTGTGGTGTTTGTTCCGGCATCCTGGCGTGGTCGAGTCGAGGACAGGAGAGTCCGGCTGATGGCGATCACATCCGATGATGACGTGCCGCTGCATCTGGCGGGGAACAATGCTCCGGTCACCGAGGAGGTGACGGTGGGACCGTCGGAGGTGGTCGGCGTGATCCCCGAGGAGTTGAACGGGGTGTACCTGCGTAACGGCCCGAACCCGCGGACCGGGTGGTCGCCGCATTGGTTCGCCGGTGACGGCATGGTCCACGCGGTCGCCCTGTCCGGCGGCAAGGCTTGCTGGTATCGCAACCGGTATGTCCGCACCCCGCTGTATCGGCATGGCGGGCAGTCCCGGTTTGCCCTCGCTGTCGATCCGGTCACGGGGCAGGTCGATTATCGGGTCACGACGGCCAACACGCATGTGGTCGCGCACGCGGGGCGGTTGCTCGCGTTGGAGGAGGGCGGGCTGCCGTATGAGATCACGCCCGAGTTGGAGACGGTGGGGCCGTTCACCTTCGGTGGCGCGTTGCAGGCTCCGATGACCGCTCACCCCAAACGGTGTCCGCGCACGGGGGAGCTGTTGTTTTTCGGGTATCGTGTGCGGCCGCCGTATCTGACCTATTACCGTGCCGCGCCGACGGGTGAGTTGCTGCTGGCGCAGGTGGTGCCGATCCCGCGGGCGGTCATGATGCACGACTTCGCCATCACCGATCGCCATGCGATCTTCATGGACCTTCCGGTCGTGTTCGACCCTCGTGCGGGCGTCGGCGGGTTGCCGTGGCGCTGGGACGACGACCACCGGGCCCGGTTCGGTGTGATCGCCCGAGGTGGTGGACCGGTGCGGTGGTTCGACATCGAGCCCTGCTACGTGTGGCACACCATGAACGCTTGCGAGGGCGACGGCGCGATCACCGTCACCGGGTGCCGGGTGCCCACTCTGTGGCGCGCGGGTCCCGACGATCTGGCTGGCGGGCTGCCTCGGTTGTATCAGTGGCGGCTGGAACCGGCCACGGGCCGAGTCGTCGAGCAGCCTCTCGACGATGTCCCGATCGAGTACCCGCGAGTCGCGGATGCCGATGTCGGACAACGCTATCGGTACGGGTACGTCACCAGCTTCGCGCTCGAGCCCGTACCGGAGCGGTCGCAGATCTACCGCTACGACTTCACCGACCGGACATCCCGGCGAGCCCACCGCCTCCCCGCCGGGCATACCTGCAGTGAGGCAGTTTTCGTGCCACGACCGGGCGCGGGCGACGACAACGGCTACCTCATCGCCTTCGCCCACAACCACTTTCGTGGTACCAGTTATCTGCTGATCCTCGACGCCACGGACCTGACCGCACCACCGGTCGCCGAAGTACATCTACCCGTCCGCGTCCCTGCGGGCTTCCACGGAACATGGCTACCCGACCACTGAACCACCACCGACATGTCATCTGAGTTGTGTGCGGCGGCAGGTCATATCTTGCGAGCGGCCGTTTCCAGGTCACACACGGTCAGGGCGTCGGCGAGGCGTTCGCGGGATTCGTCGTCGAGGGTGGTCTGGTGGATGCGGGCAAGCACGGCCCGCGCGTGTTCGCCGTCGCTCAGCCGTAGTGCCAGCTTCGCGCGGTAGACCAACGCTTCCACGAGTTCGACGACCGGTGCGCGATCCTGTTCCCGGGCCAATGTGGCGTCCAGGATCTTCGCCGCTTGATGACTGTCGCCCTTGGAGTCCGCGAGCACGACGGCGTTCTCCAACGCTCTGGCCAGCTTGCCGGTCACGGGCGCATCGGTGTTGCCGACACCCGGGGACGGGAAGATCCGGATCCAGTTCCCGCCAGGGTCGACGAGCGTGAATCCGGCCAACCCGCTGGCGTTCTTGCGTTTACGTGGCCGGGTCATCCTCGGAATGCCGGAAACCAGCAGTTTGCCGTAGGTCCTGCGCATCCCGGCGGCGAATGCCTCATAGAGTGCACCGGTGTCGGGCACGTATACCAGACACGACCCGTAGGACTTCTCCGGGTCGAAGTCCGGCATGCCGAAGAAGTGCAGGTGCAGGTCCTCGCGGCGCAGCGCGAGGTACGGGTTCGGGCGAACCTGGCGGAATGCCTGCTCGAAACCCAACGCCAGGTAGAACTTCGCTAAGTCATCGATGGATCCGCACGGCAACAACGGCACTGTGGTCTCGCCAACCATGTTCTCCCCCAGTTCATTCGGCGGCTACCTCGTACACCGGAAACTCTACGAGAGTCCGCATGTCTTCCGGTAGTGCCTGCAGGCGCCTACGGTGACGAGGGCAGTAGCGCCCCACGCCTGCAGACAGGATCGTCGGCCACACATCGGCATTTGCGTGCATTGGAAAGTATTGTCGTCCAAGCAATCTGAACGATCGATTAACGCCCACAGCGGCGGAACCCACCCGGCCCGGGGTCGGGCCGACCGGTCCGCTCAAAGAACCGGCACCCGCTATTCCGCTATGACGTTGGCATATGGCCAGACGGTCTGAAACCATCGCCGAATGTCTCGAGATCGTCGGCCGGGTACATCATGTGGTGGATTCGGTGGTGGGCGAATCGCATCGGGTGTCGGGCGGGTGTGGACACCGATCGAGGTGGGCGCTGTGCGGCGGGTGAGGTGGCAGTGCTGTCGGGAGGGTGTCCGGGGAAGTCGCGGTGGTGCGTTGTGCTGCAGAGGATTTGGTTTCAGCTGAGTGCGAGAGTCCGCCGTCGACTGATTCGTCCGGCTCCGTGGTCTCGGTTACCGGGAAGCCTCGCAGAAGCTGGAGCGTTCTTCCACGGTAAGCGGACGAACGGGGCGTCTGCAACCTACCGGGATGCCGATGTTGTTTCGGACAGGTTGGGCTGGATGTGTGGGGATCTGGAGGCCGAACTCGGCGGGAGAAAGATGGCCGGAACGTTCGACGTGCCCGTCGAGAGTGCTCGTGCCCGCTCGGCGCGATACGCCCGGGTGATCTCCGTGGTCCACGATTGGTCCACGAAACGTGACCGGCGGAGGAGGAAACCCCCTCCGACCTGGTCGGGCTGACAGGATTCGAACCTGCGACCCCTTGACCCCCAGAAATCCGGATCTTCTATTTCCGCACGTCACGCATGTTTCGCGCCGAAGTATGAAGCGTGTGTGAGCTGGGAGCGTTCGGTGTCGCACATGACGTGCGGTCCCAAACTGGTCCCAAGCGGGACGGCGTGGTCGCGGCGGAGTGCAACCCGGTCGCTGTGCCGAGCGCACTTCCTTCTACCGCACTGGGGGTGGCCCTGGGGCTTGAGTCGTACTACATCCTGAAGAGCCCCAGATCCTATGGGGGAGAGGATCTTCAGAGCGACGGGTGCGGTCGGCTACCTGTGGGCCACAATCCGCACCTCGAAGTTGTCCTCACGGAACACTAGTCCCCCGCATTACGACGCGATCCGTCATACCCGGCGGGTAGGGTCGCCAGTCATGGGTTACGACCTGCCCGAGTGGGCAGAATCCAAACTTCGGGGGATCACTGCGGCCGAGGTGTTCGAGGTGCTGGGTGCGCGCCGTCGCTGGGCGCGTCCCTCGCTCGGCGGCCCGATTCGGGTGACACTGGTAGCAGGACGCACCGCCGCTGGCCGTCCGCTGATGGTTGCGGTCCGCGAGATCGAGCGATTCACCTCGCTGATCATCGCGGCTCGGGAACTGACTGACGCAGATTTGGCCGCGTTCGAGATATGGGAGGCTGAGACCGATGAGCCGTTCGAAGGATGACACCGCCGCCCTCGCTCGCCGCGCGAGCGAGGTACACGCCGAACTGCTCGCTGCATACGGCGAGGACTGGCCCGACCACCTCTGGAACGACATCCGACCCGATGACGACGCCGTGCCGGTCGACCTGCCGCCACTGGAGAGCTCGGATGACGTGATGGTCCCGTTCACCGCGGAACTGCGGATCCCGCGCGCTGCCTACGAACGGCTCATAGCCCGCGCAGAAGAGGCCGGACTCGAACGCGACGAGCTGTTGTCGGAATGGATCACGGCCGAAGCCAGCGCCGACGACACCGTCAGCCGCGACGAGATCCTCGCCCTGCTCGCCCGTCGGCAACCGCGCACGGCCTAGCCCTTGG encodes:
- a CDS encoding carotenoid oxygenase family protein, with translation MAITSDDDVPLHLAGNNAPVTEEVTVGPSEVVGVIPEELNGVYLRNGPNPRTGWSPHWFAGDGMVHAVALSGGKACWYRNRYVRTPLYRHGGQSRFALAVDPVTGQVDYRVTTANTHVVAHAGRLLALEEGGLPYEITPELETVGPFTFGGALQAPMTAHPKRCPRTGELLFFGYRVRPPYLTYYRAAPTGELLLAQVVPIPRAVMMHDFAITDRHAIFMDLPVVFDPRAGVGGLPWRWDDDHRARFGVIARGGGPVRWFDIEPCYVWHTMNACEGDGAITVTGCRVPTLWRAGPDDLAGGLPRLYQWRLEPATGRVVEQPLDDVPIEYPRVADADVGQRYRYGYVTSFALEPVPERSQIYRYDFTDRTSRRAHRLPAGHTCSEAVFVPRPGAGDDNGYLIAFAHNHFRGTSYLLILDATDLTAPPVAEVHLPVRVPAGFHGTWLPDH
- a CDS encoding IS630 family transposase, with amino-acid sequence MARKPDVFVRAVTPQEGRKLAQIARRSKQPVRMRRAVVVMASAQHQPVGFIAKLMQVSESYVRQVIHDFNEKGFEALDPKWRGGRPAKTDQAMRDRICRIARCCPLDLGWPFTTWSLSKLREVLAVNRIAEISRETLRRILKAGGVSWQATKTWKASNDPEFTEKMNRVLDLYDHPPADGRVICVDEFGPLNLQPRPGRGWFTRRRPKRLRATYNRTQGVRHMLGALDLRSGQLYYRIRDRKRWTEFLAFLKTLRARWAGEKLYLICDNYSVHKRREVREWCAANQIELVFLPTYSSWLNRIECEFAALRYFALNGTDHRSHDEQDAVIGDYIRWRNQHAGPVRNFAVGSKIRRPDYLPKVA
- a CDS encoding IS110 family transposase, which encodes MRQHLWAGIDAGKSAHHCVVIDTDGKRRLSRRIANDEPALLDLIEAVTGLVDNAEVTWAIDLNHGGAALLIALLLGRDQRLLYIPGRTVHWASGTYRGDGKTDAKDAAIIADQARMRRDLQPLRVGDEAAIELRILTSRRTDLGCDRTRAINRLRAQLLEYFPALERAFDLAHNKAALILLTGYQTPDGLRAIGTARLEAWLRKRKARNSARVASAAVEAARSQRTAVPGQRLGAAMVARLAQEVIQLDIEIAEIEAMIEQRFRRHRHAETIVSMPGFGALLGAEFIAATGGDMTVFNSVDRLAGVAGLAPVPRDSGRVSGNLKRPRRYDRRLLRACYLAAQIAAIHDPVSRGYYQRKRTEGKNHTQAVIALARRRLNVLWAMLRTRTPYQPAPGTVPA
- a CDS encoding M61 family metallopeptidase: MNTSRRGRALRLIRSVDKKVCVTRGVSLSKFRIIGAVGVVVLIVLAGSLYFGLRNKPEEAPVTRKAISVAVDVTDLPQRVIQVKQTIPVRPGKVDLLFPQWLPGNHSPSGPIDKIAGIAFTGAGNKLEWKRDPLNVYAFKVTVPDGVESIDASFQYFTPTDSAQGRVVMTPNMLNLQWNAVVLYPAGAPVSEIPFNASVTYPPGFEAGTALEVAGKDGDTVKYKTVPLDVLVDSPVYAGRYHKEFDLAPGAKTPVRLQVFADAPEQLKAKPEHIELHRALVRQAVKLYGSQHYDHYDFLLSLSDQLSSNGLEHQRSSEDGEPTDYFTGWNPAVGSDDLLGHEYTHSWNGKFRRPADLWTPNYNVPMQDSLLWVYEGQTQYWGNVLTGRSGLRPAEVSRDALASVVAAYTDNRPGLTWRSLQDTTNDPIIAQRRPKPYRSWQLSEDYYQGGQLVWLGVDARIRELSGNTKSLDDFARAFFGVDDGKWASQNTYGFDAVVSTLNRVVPDDWSKYLRDRLDGKEPFAASVEKTGWKLVYDNHPGAFLTAQMKQAEGAVNYTYSIGLNVSGEGKVTDVRWDGPAFKAKVGSGMTVVSVNDAPYSQATMEAAIEAAKTDPAPIRLQVKDFDQTRTVELDYHDGLRYPHLQRIDGTPDYLTQILAARN
- a CDS encoding amidohydrolase family protein encodes the protein MTIDVWMQHPTVRFSRHDMFDSLRRWTGQQALTEELPIEFTLAAMDEADVGFGLLSAWHAPREGALISNDEVAAWVAAYPDRFAGLAAVDLARPMPAVRELRRAVSELGFKGLRVVPWLWDAAPTDRRYYPLYAACVDLGVPFCTQVGHTGPLRPSETGRPIPYLDQVALDFPELVIVAGHIGYPWTEEMIAVARKHDNVYIDTSAYTPRRIPAELVAYMKTTSGSRKVLFGTNYPMITHPAALDGLDDLGLDEATRQRYLHDNTARVFTLD